Within the Streptomyces vilmorinianum genome, the region ACGGGCACGCGCTCGCGGACCTCGACGGTGACAGGCCTCGCGAGCCGGTTGGCCAGCTCCACATGGACACGGTGGTCGAGCACGGTGGTGTTGTTGCGCAGGCCCGCGGTCGACTCGTTCACGTTCGTACGGCGGGTGACGCGGATGCCCTCCGCCGGCCCGAGCCCGACCCGGCGGACACCGCCGGGGGCGAGCGTGGGCAGTGCGGCGGTCAGCAGGAACTCGTCGTCGACGCTGACCTCCACCGGGCCGGCCAGCAGAGCCTGGTCGGTGGCGTTGGACAGCACCAACGTCGCGTACACGGTCTGCTCCACGGACGGCACGCAGAGGTACTCGGTGCGCAAGCCCACCGGAATCTCGCCGACGGTGACGGTGTGCCAGGTGCCGTCCGACGGAACGTCGGCTCGGGCGGTGGCATCGAAGCGGTGGTCGAAGGACCCCGCCGACTCGCGGGGCCGCACGGCGTGCCCCGGCAGCGGCAGCGAGGCCACCGTTTCGGCGCGACGGCGGTACTCGGCCGCCACCGCGTCGAAGGGAGAGTCGGGAAAGAGCCGGCCTCTGCGACCGCCCTGCTCGTCGGGGCCGCACAGGACGAGGGCGGCGTAGTCGAGCTCGGCGCCGCTCGGCTGCGGCGGACCGGCCGCCGGGGGCGGTTGCGGTGACGGCGGCGGTGGCGGTGCGGCCGCGCCAGGAGCAGCGGGTGCCATGGCGGCGGGGGGTCCGGCGAAGGACCTGCTCCCGGCACCCGGCCTGCCGCGCGGTCGCGACGGGGCCGGCTGCGCGGCGTCGGACATCCCGCCGCCGAACGCCTCCGGGGAGGGGGTGTACGCGCCGCCGGGCACCGGGAGCCCAGCCGGCGGAGCGCCGTACGCCTGCGGTGCCGGGGGAGGCGGCGGCGGTGGCGGAACGGGACCGCCCGCCAAGCCGCCCGCGACAGCCACGGGCGCGGAGCCGACCGCAACAGCCTTGGGCGTGGCGGTTGTTGCGGGGCGCGGGCCTGCCGCCTCGTACCCGGCGAACAGGTCGGCGAGCCCCGCCGGAGGCTCGCGCCAGCCGGAAGGCGCGGGGGCGGGCTGACGGCGTCCGATCCGGATCGAGCGGAGCCTCGGCAGGTCGGTGCGGCGCCCGAGGTCGGCGGTGGCCAGGGCGATGCGTACGCCGGTCCAGTCCTCGCCGGTGCGCTGGGCGACCGAGGCGCGCAGCACCAGACGGCCGGTGCCGTCGCCCTGACGGTGGGTGAGACGGTACGCAGGCACCCAGACGGCGCCCGGCACCCCGTACTCCAGCTCCAGCTCCACCTCCGCGTCACCGGCGCCGTGGAGGGGCTCGAGGGTCTCAAGAGTCAGGACCGCGGAGACCGTGGTCTCCACGTGCGCCGACGGTGCGGCGGTGGAGGCGCGGGCGAGCCGGTCCGCGGCGACGTCCAGCTCGTGCTCGGCGCGGAGCAGCGCCTCCTCCAGCTCGACGAGGCGGGTGTGCAGTCGCGTCAGCCGCTCGTCGACGAAATCGGCGAGTTCCAGCCACGCGTCGACCGGGGTGCGGCGGTGCGGGTCCTCGCGCCTGCGGGCCGGCGGCACCGGGTGCAGACCCTTGACCTCCTCGATCAGGCCCAGTTGCCGGTCCCGGCGTCCCTGCGCCGCCGCGTACGCGTCGCGCAGCCGCTCGACCTCGCGCCCCAACGCGTCGGGCGTGCCCGTGTCGAGCGGCTCGGCCTCGACCTCCACCCGCGCCTCGGTGACGCGCACCCCGGGGGCGCTCACGACGCGGGCCCGCAGGGAACTCGGGTCCAGCGAGCGGGGCAGTCCCGTCACCCGCAGCCGGCCGTCCGGCGGCACGCTGCCCCGGGCCAGGCGGCGGCAGAGCGCGCCCTGCGCGTACACCACGACCGCATCGAGGGTCGAGCCCCACCTCTGCGCTGCCCCAGCCGTCATCTCCCCCGCCCCCCCCACGCCGAGTCCGTGCTGGGCGAAGCCTACTCCCGAGCGGTCCGCGCTGTTCCGGCCCACCGGGCGACGCTCACCCGCACCGCTGCCCGGCTTCGCAGCCGGTGGCAGCCGTTCGCAGCGGTGCGTGATCGAGCGCTGCCGGGCAGTGAGAAAGGAGCTGCTGGGGGAGCGGGCCGGTGCCGCCGGAGTGACCCTGGGAGGTAGGGAGGAAGCGCTGCGGTAGCCGCGACACGTTCGTACGCGACGGCGTTCCACCCCTTCCACGCGTGCGTGGGCCGCGATGACCTCTTGAGCGGGAGGCCCGGATGACGGAGCAGAACCCGGTCGAGGAGTTGGTCAGCGCCGCCGCCCAGGACGCCGGCGGCTGGCTGGGCGCGCTGCCGGTGGCGCAGGTCGCGACCAGCGCCGATGGAACGATCGTGCGCTGGAACCGGGCCGCCGTCGAACTCCTCGGCTACAGCCCGCAGCAGGTGATCGGACGGCACATCGCCGAGCTGTTGCACCCGGGCGCGGACAGGAGCCTCGGCCGGTCGCTGTGGGAAGCCGCGGCCGGTGGGCGGGGAGTCATGGGCACCGTCACCGCCTGGCACCGCGACGGGCACCCCGTGGAACTGGAGATCTGGGCCAGCCCCGTTCCCGACCGGCGTGACGACGCCTCCGCCGTCCTGCTCTTCGCCGCCGAAGCCCACGCCGCGCGGCGTATCCGCGGATCGTCGGCCGTGTGGGACGGGCTGTTCGCCCGCTCCCCGGTCGGGATCGCCGTCCTGGACACGCAGCTGCGGTTCCTCCGGGTCAACCCGGCCCTGGAGAGGATGAACGGTCTGTCGGAGTCGGCCCATATCGGCCGGCGCCTGTCCCAACTCCTGCCCGAGGTGAACGCCGAGGACATGGAAGCGGCGATGAGGCACGTCCTGGAGAGCGGGGAGCCGGTCCTGGACCGCCGCCGCATCGGACGCACACCGGCCGAGCCCGACCACGACCGGGCGTGGTCCTGCTCCTATGTGCGCGTGGAGGACCCGGGTGGCCGGGCGATCGGAGTCATCGCCTCGCTGCTCGACATCACCGACCAGCAGCAGGCCCACATCGATGCCGAGACGGGACGACGCAGGCTCGCCCTGCTCAGCGAGGCGTCCATCCGGATCGGCTCCACCCTGGAACTGGAACGCACCGCCCAGGAACTCGCCGACCTCGCCGTTCCCCGCTTCGCCGATGCCGTCACCGTGGATGTCCTGGACACCCTCGCCCACGGTGACGAGCCCGGTATGGGCCTGGCCGGCGGTGTCGCGCTGCGCCGCCTGGGCAAGGCCCCGCTGACCGGCTCCGCGATCACCGATGTCCTCGCCCCCCTCGGCCGTACCCTCGATTTCCCGGCGGCCGCCCCCTACACCCAGGCTCTCTCCAGACGCGAGACGTACCTGCTGGCCAGCCTCGACGAGAAGGCCATCGCCCCCGCCGCCCGCCACACGAACAGGCCCGCGAAGCTGCTGAAGCTCGGCGTGCACTCGTTCATGATGGCCCCGCTCTTCGCGCGGGACCTGGTACTCGGCGTGGCCACGTTCTACCGCTCCCGTCCGATCGGCCCCTTCACCTCCGACGACGTGATCCTGGCCGGCGAGCTCGCCGCGCGTGCCGCCGTCAGCATCGACAACGCCCGCCTCTACCACCGCGAACACGACACCGCACTCACCCTGCAGCGCAGCATGCTGCCCCAGCACATCACCGCACCGGCCGGGCTCGAGGTCGCCCACCGCTACCTGCCCGCCAGCGACGTCAACGAGGTCGGCGGCGACTGGTACGACGTGCTCAACCTGCCCGGCGGGAGAGCGGCTCTGCTGATCGGCGACGTCATGGGCCACGGCACCCAGGCCGCCGCCGTGATGGGACGGCTCTCCGCCAGTGTCCGGGCACTCGCCAGGCTCGACATCGAACCCGAGGAACTGCTGCACCAGCTGGAGGCAGCGCTCGACGACCTCGCCGAGCCGATGCTCGCCACCTTCCTCTACGCGGTGATCGACCTGACCACCCGCCGCTGCCGTATCGCCCGCGCCGGCCACCCTCCGCCCGCGACCGTCAG harbors:
- a CDS encoding DUF4139 domain-containing protein, with the protein product MTAGAAQRWGSTLDAVVVYAQGALCRRLARGSVPPDGRLRVTGLPRSLDPSSLRARVVSAPGVRVTEARVEVEAEPLDTGTPDALGREVERLRDAYAAAQGRRDRQLGLIEEVKGLHPVPPARRREDPHRRTPVDAWLELADFVDERLTRLHTRLVELEEALLRAEHELDVAADRLARASTAAPSAHVETTVSAVLTLETLEPLHGAGDAEVELELEYGVPGAVWVPAYRLTHRQGDGTGRLVLRASVAQRTGEDWTGVRIALATADLGRRTDLPRLRSIRIGRRQPAPAPSGWREPPAGLADLFAGYEAAGPRPATTATPKAVAVGSAPVAVAGGLAGGPVPPPPPPPPAPQAYGAPPAGLPVPGGAYTPSPEAFGGGMSDAAQPAPSRPRGRPGAGSRSFAGPPAAMAPAAPGAAAPPPPPSPQPPPAAGPPQPSGAELDYAALVLCGPDEQGGRRGRLFPDSPFDAVAAEYRRRAETVASLPLPGHAVRPRESAGSFDHRFDATARADVPSDGTWHTVTVGEIPVGLRTEYLCVPSVEQTVYATLVLSNATDQALLAGPVEVSVDDEFLLTAALPTLAPGGVRRVGLGPAEGIRVTRRTNVNESTAGLRNNTTVLDHRVHVELANRLARPVTVEVRERVPVTSEPDVRIEERADWTAPEDGAGSEHHAPGTRVWRVDLPAGGTVALDGGYEIRIPAGKALVGGNRRS
- a CDS encoding SpoIIE family protein phosphatase, coding for MTEQNPVEELVSAAAQDAGGWLGALPVAQVATSADGTIVRWNRAAVELLGYSPQQVIGRHIAELLHPGADRSLGRSLWEAAAGGRGVMGTVTAWHRDGHPVELEIWASPVPDRRDDASAVLLFAAEAHAARRIRGSSAVWDGLFARSPVGIAVLDTQLRFLRVNPALERMNGLSESAHIGRRLSQLLPEVNAEDMEAAMRHVLESGEPVLDRRRIGRTPAEPDHDRAWSCSYVRVEDPGGRAIGVIASLLDITDQQQAHIDAETGRRRLALLSEASIRIGSTLELERTAQELADLAVPRFADAVTVDVLDTLAHGDEPGMGLAGGVALRRLGKAPLTGSAITDVLAPLGRTLDFPAAAPYTQALSRRETYLLASLDEKAIAPAARHTNRPAKLLKLGVHSFMMAPLFARDLVLGVATFYRSRPIGPFTSDDVILAGELAARAAVSIDNARLYHREHDTALTLQRSMLPQHITAPAGLEVAHRYLPASDVNEVGGDWYDVLNLPGGRAALLIGDVMGHGTQAAAVMGRLSASVRALARLDIEPEELLHQLEAALDDLAEPMLATFLYAVIDLTTRRCRIARAGHPPPATVSPDGTVHLLDLPPGTPLGVGGTRFTTTEITLEPGSLLVLYTDGLIEARGSDIDERLAELTHLLAQPYPSLTGLCDSLLTHLVPGSADDDIALLIARLPSRA